In the Salmo trutta chromosome 33, fSalTru1.1, whole genome shotgun sequence genome, one interval contains:
- the LOC115172702 gene encoding BSD domain-containing protein 1 — MAEGESCEGWWGGWLQQSFQAVKDKSSEAYEFIKRDLTEFSNVVQHDAACSIVATASAVRSKLAVEGSSDTTEKVKKSLSSFLGVITDTLAPPQDMTIDCDVITLVATPAGTTEVYDSTKARLYSLQADPATYCNEPDGSLEQFDAWLSSFSLEERKGEISDLLVNTPSIRALYTRMVPAAVAHSEFWQRYFYKVFQLDQEEARRVALKQRAEQTTHTEALGWEEEDEDDFLGATSSSRLDFTPPLDDPATQLSPLTPVTMATTPLSPIPSPSGERSSPLSLSSDSGSLPTQVEVRPARPQPAVVELSQKLNKASLEEREPEGQQQEEEKRVQLEAPAQPEPAEKATAERITVKAPATTVKAPATTVKAPATTVKAPATTVKAPATTVQAPATTIRPETEGPQDLRVFELNSDSGKSTPSNNGKKGSSTDVSEDWEKDFDLDMTEDEVQMVLSRVEATGELEEDWENWN; from the exons ATGGCTGAAGG AGAAAGCTGCGAAGGTTGGTGGGGAGGCTGGCTTCAACAAAGCTTCCAGGCCGTCAAAGATAAG TCATCAGAGGCATACGAATTTATAAAGCGTGATCTGACAGAGTTCTCCAACGTGGTGCAACATGACGCTGCGTGCTCCATCGTGGCCACAGCAAGCGCCGTTAGAAGCAAACTAGCG GTGGAGGGCTCCTCTGATACCACAGAGAAGGTGAAGAAGAGCCTGTCCAGTTTCTTAGGAGTGATAACAGACACCCTCGCTCCTCCCCAGGACATGACCATCGACTGTGATGTCATCACGCTAGTGGCAACTCCAGCAGGCACCACAGAGGTGTATGACAGCACCAAG GCTCGTCTCTACAGTCTGCAGGCTGACCCTGCTACATACTGCAATGAGCCTGATG GTTCCCTAGAGCAGTTTGATGCGTGGCTCTCCAGCTTCAGCctggaggaaaggaaaggagagatcTCTGACCTCCTGGTCAACACCCCCTCTATCAGGGCCCTTTACACCAGAATG GTGCCAGCAGCTGTAGCCCATTCTGAATTCTGGCAGCGGTATTTCTACAAAGTCTTTCAGTTGGACCAG GAGGAGGCCAGGCGAGTGGCCTtgaagcagagagcagagcagactaCCCACACAGAGGCTCTGggctgggaggaggaggatgaag ATGACTTCCTTGGCGCCACGTCTTCATCTCGCCTGGACTTCACACCCCCATTGGACGACCCTGCGACCCAGCTGTCCCCACTTACTCCAGTCACAATGGCGACGACCCCACTCAGCCCCATCCCATCTCCGAGCGGGGAgcgctcctctcccctctccctgagCAGCGACAGCGGCAGCCTGCCCACCCAGGTGGAGGTGAGACCAGCCAGGCCACAGCCTGCAGTCGTGGAGCTGTCCCAGAAACTCAACAAGGCCAGCCTGGAGGAGAGGGAGCCAGAggggcagcagcaggaggaggagaagagggttcAGTTAGAGGCCCCAGCCCAGCCCGAGCCTGCAGAGAAGGCTACAGCTGAAAGAATAACAGTGAAGGCCCCAGCTACCACAGTGAAGGCCCCAGCTACCACAGTGAAGGCCCCAGCTACCACAGTGAAGGCCCCAGCTACCACAGTGAAGGCCCCAGCTACCACAGTCCAGGCCCCAGCTACCACCATCAGACCAGAGACAGAGGGGCCCCAGGACCTGAGGGTGTTTGAGCTCAACTCTGACAGCGGGAAGTCTACACCTTCAAACAATGGCAAGAAAG GGTCCAGCACAGATGTCAGTGAGGACTGGGAGAAGGACTTTGACCTGGACATGACAGAAGACGAGGTCCAGATGGTGCTCTCTAGAGTTGAGGCTACAGGAGAG
- the olig4 gene encoding oligodendrocyte transcription factor 4 — protein sequence MDSDAGSNSSRSSSPDLVVDDSMGSFFSNKMFQAYCREEGAARAAGQGRTDRCAGGGKSKTRVDLKEGDVQDLRLKVNGRERKRMHDLNQAMDGLREVMPYAQGPSVRKLSKISTLMLARNYILMLSSSLEEMKKLVGDVYGGGGSQSRTSHRRINPPAPTAHLPLHPLAQSLHSLVGSTASALHHPSPLPAPAPHSPPSASYLGFHHAPVQSLLKDPLHLASSYRHFPGMPCPCSLCQPLPTTASTLHSFSMAK from the coding sequence ATGGACTCTGACGCTGGCTCCAACTCCAGCCGCTCCTCGTCTCCAGATCTGGTGGTGGACGACTCCATGGGCAGCTTCTTCTCCAACAAGATGTTCCAAGCCTACTGCCGGGAGGAGGGGGCAGCCAGGGCCGCTGGGCAGGGCAGGACTGACCGCTGTGCTGGGGGAGGCAAGAGCAAGACCCGGGTTGACCTCAAAGAGGGTGACGTGCAGGACCTGAGGCTGAAGGTGAAcggcagggagaggaagaggatgcaCGACCTGAACCAGGCCATGGACGGCCTGAGAGAGGTCATGCCCTATGCCCAGGGACCCTCCGTCCGCAAGCTCTCCAAGATCTCCACCCTGATGTTGGCCCGTAACTACATCCTCATGCTGTCCAGCTCCCTGGAGGAGATGAAGAAGCTGGTGGGGGACGTGTATGGCGGTGGTGGTTCCCAGAGTCGCACTAGCCACCGCCGGATCAACCCTCCGGCCCCCACAGCTCACCTCCCCCTACACCCCCTGGCCCAGTCCCTGCACTCCCTGGTGGGTAGCACGGCCTCGGCTCTCCACCACCCTTCGCCTCTCCCGGCTCCAGCCCCACACTCACCACCCTCTGCAAGCTACCTGGGCTTCCACCATGCACCCGTACAGAGCCTGCTGAAGGACCCTCTCCACCTAGCCAGCTCCTACAGGCACTTTCCTGGTATGCCCTGTCCCTGCTCGCTCTGCCAGCCTCTACCAACCACCGCATCCACCCTGCATAGCTTTTCCATGGCCAAGTGA